Proteins encoded by one window of Sphingosinicella sp. BN140058:
- a CDS encoding 2OG-Fe(II) oxygenase, whose product MARRRFGGAQMAETMDVQKNQAADGPQPPMIGLGEPAPYFHVPALGGSPRYAFDSAAGRAILILFFGSAGQPQAAAALAAVQARRDLFDDEHACFFGVSVDPADAAEGRIAQQLPGIRFFLDYERNVSRLYGAEMGGSQYRPHWLLLDPMLRVMGIWPIEAATAALDALAAFARPLPLVETAPVLVAPAIFEPTLCRYLISLYEKEGGEESGFMREVDGKTVLVTDPQHKRRRDYTIADQQLQGQLALRIRRRLVPMIARAFQFEATRMERYIVACYDAEAGGHFRAHRDNTTKGTAHRRFAVTINLNAEEYEGGELRFPEYGRRTYRAPTGGAVVFSCSLLHEATPVTRGTRYAFLPFLYDDAAAKQREANNAFLDEGLGAYRA is encoded by the coding sequence TTGGCACGCCGTCGGTTCGGCGGGGCGCAGATGGCGGAGACGATGGACGTCCAGAAGAATCAAGCCGCGGACGGCCCGCAGCCGCCGATGATCGGCCTTGGCGAGCCGGCGCCCTATTTCCATGTGCCGGCGCTCGGCGGGTCGCCGCGTTATGCGTTCGACAGCGCTGCAGGACGCGCGATCCTGATCCTGTTCTTCGGCTCGGCGGGGCAGCCCCAGGCGGCGGCGGCGCTTGCGGCGGTTCAGGCGCGGCGGGACCTGTTCGACGACGAACATGCCTGCTTCTTCGGAGTAAGCGTCGATCCCGCCGATGCTGCGGAGGGCAGGATCGCCCAGCAACTGCCGGGCATTCGCTTCTTCCTCGATTACGAACGAAACGTCAGCCGCCTGTACGGCGCGGAGATGGGCGGCAGCCAGTACCGGCCGCACTGGCTGCTGCTCGATCCGATGCTGCGGGTGATGGGAATCTGGCCGATCGAGGCGGCGACGGCGGCGCTCGATGCGCTCGCGGCTTTTGCGCGGCCGCTGCCGCTGGTGGAGACCGCGCCGGTGCTGGTCGCGCCGGCGATCTTCGAGCCGACCCTCTGCCGGTACCTGATCTCGCTCTACGAAAAAGAGGGCGGCGAGGAATCGGGCTTCATGCGCGAGGTGGACGGCAAGACGGTGCTGGTCACCGATCCGCAGCACAAACGCCGCCGCGACTACACGATCGCCGATCAGCAGCTTCAGGGCCAGCTCGCCCTCCGCATCCGGCGGCGGCTGGTGCCGATGATCGCGCGCGCCTTTCAGTTCGAAGCGACGCGCATGGAGCGCTACATCGTCGCCTGCTACGATGCCGAAGCAGGCGGCCATTTCCGCGCCCACCGCGACAACACCACCAAGGGCACGGCGCACCGCCGCTTCGCGGTGACGATCAACCTCAATGCCGAGGAATACGAAGGGGGCGAGCTGCGCTTCCCGGAATATGGGCGCCGCACCTACCGCGCCCCGACCGGCGGCGCGGTCGTCTTTTCCTGCTCGCTGCTGCACGAGGCGACGCCGGTGACGCGCGGCACCCGCTACGCCTTCCTGCCCTTTCTATACGACGATGCGGCCGCGAAGCAGCGCGAGGCGAACAACGCCTTTCTCGACGAGGGCCTCGGCGCCTATCGGGCGTGA
- a CDS encoding amino acid aminotransferase, whose amino-acid sequence MADAGTNVAAGLFDRLEAQKSDALLQLIALCNADPRGEKIDVGVGVYRDAGGGTPILRAVKAAEKILLESQETKSYLGSAGDARFVDLIKPIVFGDAAASDERIVGVQTPGGCGALRLGAELIVKANPAARIFVGQPTWPNHAPLIECAGVEMVSHPYYDRATHEIAFDAMMSALEGANAGDLVLLHGSCHNPTGADLSLDQWRAIAEIVARKGLVPFVDIAYQGLGNGLEEDAAGTRLVVEAADQALIAQSCDKNFGVYRDRVGSLFIKASDRHGAGVVMGNLLSLARTMWSMPPDHGGAVVRIILDDEQLRADWRAELDEMCGRIRAIRARLAGYDERLAYIDGQNGMFSMLPLDKDQVLALRKDNGIYMADSARINVVGLSDESVDRFARAVVEKMDG is encoded by the coding sequence GTGGCGGACGCAGGCACCAACGTTGCGGCAGGTTTGTTCGACAGGCTGGAGGCGCAGAAATCGGATGCGCTGCTGCAGCTGATCGCGCTCTGCAACGCGGATCCGCGGGGCGAGAAGATCGACGTCGGCGTGGGCGTCTATCGCGACGCGGGGGGCGGCACCCCGATCCTGCGCGCGGTGAAGGCCGCCGAGAAGATTCTGCTCGAGAGCCAGGAGACCAAATCCTATCTCGGCTCGGCCGGTGATGCGCGCTTCGTCGACCTGATCAAGCCGATCGTGTTCGGCGACGCGGCGGCCTCGGACGAGCGCATCGTCGGCGTGCAGACGCCGGGCGGCTGCGGCGCGCTGCGGCTCGGCGCCGAGCTGATCGTCAAGGCCAATCCGGCCGCCCGCATCTTCGTCGGACAGCCGACATGGCCGAACCATGCGCCGTTGATCGAATGCGCCGGCGTCGAGATGGTCAGCCATCCTTATTACGACCGCGCCACCCACGAAATCGCATTCGATGCGATGATGAGCGCGCTCGAGGGCGCCAATGCCGGCGATCTCGTCCTGCTCCACGGTTCGTGCCACAATCCGACCGGCGCCGATCTGAGCCTCGACCAGTGGCGCGCGATCGCCGAGATCGTCGCCCGCAAGGGCCTCGTGCCGTTCGTCGACATCGCCTATCAGGGGCTCGGCAACGGTCTCGAGGAAGATGCGGCGGGCACGCGGCTGGTCGTCGAAGCGGCGGACCAGGCGCTGATCGCCCAGAGCTGCGACAAGAATTTCGGCGTCTATCGCGACCGGGTCGGCAGCCTGTTCATCAAGGCCTCCGACCGGCACGGCGCCGGCGTGGTGATGGGCAATCTCCTCAGCCTCGCCCGCACGATGTGGTCGATGCCGCCCGATCATGGCGGCGCCGTCGTGCGCATCATCCTCGACGACGAGCAGCTGCGCGCCGACTGGCGGGCCGAGCTCGACGAGATGTGCGGCCGCATTCGCGCGATCCGTGCGCGGCTCGCCGGCTATGACGAACGCCTGGCCTATATCGACGGGCAGAACGGCATGTTCTCGATGCTGCCGCTCGACAAGGACCAGGTGCTGGCGCTGCGCAAGGACAACGGCATCTACATGGCGGATTCCGCCCGCATCAACGTCGTCGGCCTCTCGGACGAGAGCGTCGATCGCTTTGCGCGGGCGGTGGTGGAGAAAATGGATGGCTGA
- a CDS encoding dihydrolipoamide acetyltransferase family protein, with translation MIDVIVPFEQEGTKAVVRAWLKQVGDRVEVDEPLVELETDKVAMEVPASAAGILREILLDKDADAIPGAILGRIDPVLERSDGAADAEGAPPPPAPEEAAAPPPPAADVRNPELRLSPAVKRACLQHGVDPTSIAGTGRGGRVTRSDVDKAVAQGRAAPAAPATAAPASAALSRANPGIRSHDVPHDRMRLKIAENMLASVSQAPHVTAVFEADFSAITAHRERHKADFAKRGVKLTYSAYFIAAAAEAMKVAPAINSRWHADRLELFDDVNIGIGTALGDKGLIVPVLRQVQTLSLEGIAAGLDALIEKARAEKLTAADVSGGTFTISNHGVSGSLFASPIIIAQPQSAILGIGKLEKRVVVREVGGQDAILIRPMAYVSLTIDHRVVDGHQTNGWLSRFVEVLETWPGD, from the coding sequence GTGATCGACGTCATCGTTCCGTTCGAGCAAGAAGGCACCAAGGCCGTCGTCCGCGCCTGGCTGAAGCAGGTCGGCGACCGCGTCGAGGTCGACGAGCCGCTGGTCGAGCTCGAGACCGACAAGGTGGCAATGGAAGTGCCGGCGTCCGCGGCGGGTATCCTCCGCGAAATCCTGCTCGACAAGGATGCGGATGCCATTCCCGGCGCGATCCTCGGCCGGATCGACCCGGTCCTGGAGCGTTCGGACGGGGCAGCGGACGCGGAAGGCGCGCCGCCGCCGCCAGCGCCCGAAGAGGCGGCTGCGCCGCCGCCGCCCGCCGCGGACGTGCGTAATCCCGAGCTTCGGCTGTCGCCGGCGGTCAAGCGCGCCTGCCTTCAGCATGGAGTCGACCCGACCAGCATTGCCGGCACCGGCCGCGGCGGGCGGGTGACCCGATCCGATGTCGACAAGGCGGTGGCGCAAGGCCGCGCCGCGCCTGCTGCCCCGGCGACCGCCGCGCCTGCTTCGGCAGCATTGTCGCGGGCGAATCCGGGCATCCGCTCGCACGACGTGCCGCACGACCGAATGCGGCTGAAGATCGCCGAGAACATGCTGGCCTCGGTCAGCCAGGCGCCGCACGTCACCGCCGTATTCGAGGCGGATTTCAGTGCGATCACCGCGCATCGCGAACGGCACAAGGCGGACTTCGCCAAACGGGGCGTCAAGCTCACCTACAGCGCCTATTTCATTGCCGCCGCCGCCGAGGCGATGAAGGTCGCGCCGGCGATCAACAGCCGCTGGCATGCCGACCGGCTGGAGCTGTTCGACGACGTCAATATCGGCATCGGCACCGCCTTGGGCGACAAGGGACTGATCGTGCCGGTGCTGCGCCAGGTGCAGACGCTGTCGCTGGAAGGCATCGCCGCCGGGCTCGACGCGCTGATCGAGAAAGCGCGGGCCGAAAAGCTCACAGCGGCGGACGTGTCGGGCGGGACCTTCACCATCTCCAACCACGGCGTCTCCGGCTCGCTGTTCGCCAGCCCGATCATCATCGCCCAGCCGCAGTCCGCGATCCTCGGCATCGGCAAGCTCGAGAAGAGGGTGGTGGTGCGCGAAGTGGGCGGGCAGGACGCGATCCTGATCCGGCCGATGGCCTATGTCTCGCTGACCATCGATCACCGGGTGGTCGACGGGCACCAGACCAATGGCTGGCTGAGCCGGTTCGTCGAGGTGCTGGAGACCTGGCCGGGCGATTGA
- a CDS encoding Lrp/AsnC family transcriptional regulator: protein MKQTDQLDACDRRIVRELQRDAGLSHAALAEKVGASAASVWRRVRQLEKDGVLGRAVRLASPQALGRAVNVLCQIRMTRQTIEARAEFEDFIQSRAEIVECYAMSGEWDYLLRIAVQDVADYDRFVMRGVLAHPSVAHAASNFALRQVKYTTEIPV from the coding sequence ATGAAACAGACTGATCAACTCGACGCCTGCGACCGCCGAATCGTCCGCGAGCTGCAGCGCGACGCCGGCCTCAGCCACGCCGCCCTCGCCGAAAAGGTCGGCGCCTCCGCCGCCTCGGTCTGGCGCCGCGTCCGCCAGCTCGAAAAAGACGGCGTCCTCGGCCGCGCGGTCCGCCTCGCCAGCCCGCAAGCGCTGGGACGCGCCGTCAACGTCCTCTGCCAGATCCGCATGACCCGCCAGACGATCGAGGCCCGCGCCGAATTTGAGGACTTCATCCAGTCCCGCGCCGAGATCGTGGAATGCTACGCCATGTCCGGCGAATGGGACTATCTGCTCCGCATCGCCGTGCAGGACGTGGCGGATTACGATCGCTTCGTGATGCGCGGCGTGCTGGCGCATCCCAGCGTCGCCCATGCGGCGAGTAATTTTGCACTGCGGCAGGTGAAGTATACGACTGAGATACCGGTGTGA
- a CDS encoding transketolase C-terminal domain-containing protein, whose translation MADEALVESDFRANTPDPAFDWARIAYLVQVSRTLDRLEEERLVPERKVLYQFSARGHDMAQILLGSRLTHKKDAACGYYRSRPLLLALGVPLEDALGSGMGRAGGYSDGRDIGVVFNYPNPAGAPALPMSGGVGAQYTPTAGWAQAIDYHRKVLGNEAYEGAIALVLGGDASVATGGFWASLTIATTQQLPMLFYVEDNQFGISVPATYQTPGADISKNLASFGGLTIFSGDGTDPAEAARLVAAATAHVRSRKGPALLHLRVPRLQGHSFQDTQTYKTEEVVRSEWARDPLPKLKDFLVGPVMTAQRWNGIAAEAEAAVEAARAAAEARGVADPATVLANVFYEGEMQQLGGQWTHGYRAPKCHEDPKPEGQRINMVTAIRRTLDHELAINERVLLFGEDVGPKGGVHAVTLGLQEKYGADRVFDTSLNEEGIIGRAVGMALAGLMPVPEIQFRKYAEPATEQINDCGTMRWRTNNRFAAPMVLRIPGGFFKCGDPWHSQTNEVQFVHNPGWLVAVPSNAEDAVGLLRTALRGNDPVIFFEHRAMLDDVWARRPYPGDGYVLPFGRAKKTREGDDITIVTWGAMVPRCEAAAKEASADVIDLRTLVPWDKEMVLDSVRRTRRCLIVHEDLRSGGFGAEIAAVVADEAFLDLDAPVARVTMPDIPSPHNPVLLDWAVPNVERIRAKIDELVGF comes from the coding sequence ATGGCTGACGAGGCTCTGGTCGAGAGCGACTTTCGCGCAAATACGCCAGATCCCGCTTTCGACTGGGCTCGTATCGCCTATCTCGTCCAGGTCAGCCGGACCCTGGACAGGTTGGAGGAAGAACGGCTCGTTCCCGAGCGCAAGGTCCTCTACCAATTCTCGGCCCGCGGCCACGACATGGCGCAGATCCTGCTGGGATCGCGCCTCACCCACAAGAAGGATGCGGCCTGCGGCTATTACCGGTCGCGGCCGCTCCTGCTCGCGCTCGGCGTGCCGCTCGAGGATGCGCTCGGCTCCGGCATGGGGCGGGCAGGGGGCTATTCCGACGGCCGCGACATCGGCGTCGTGTTCAACTATCCCAACCCGGCGGGGGCGCCGGCGCTGCCGATGTCGGGTGGCGTCGGTGCGCAATATACGCCCACCGCCGGCTGGGCGCAGGCGATCGACTATCATCGCAAGGTGCTTGGCAACGAGGCGTATGAGGGCGCGATCGCCTTGGTGCTCGGCGGCGACGCCTCGGTCGCGACCGGCGGCTTCTGGGCGTCGCTGACCATCGCGACGACGCAGCAATTGCCGATGCTGTTCTACGTCGAGGACAATCAGTTCGGCATCTCGGTGCCGGCGACCTACCAGACTCCGGGCGCCGACATTTCGAAGAATTTGGCGAGCTTCGGCGGGCTCACCATCTTCTCCGGCGACGGCACCGATCCGGCCGAGGCGGCGCGGCTGGTCGCGGCGGCGACCGCGCACGTGCGGTCGCGCAAGGGGCCGGCCTTGCTCCATTTGCGGGTGCCGCGGCTGCAGGGGCACAGCTTCCAGGATACCCAGACCTACAAGACGGAAGAAGTGGTCCGCAGCGAATGGGCGCGCGATCCGCTGCCCAAGCTGAAGGATTTCCTGGTCGGCCCCGTCATGACCGCGCAGCGCTGGAACGGGATCGCGGCCGAGGCCGAGGCGGCGGTCGAGGCGGCGCGGGCCGCGGCGGAGGCACGCGGGGTCGCCGATCCGGCGACGGTGCTCGCCAACGTCTTCTACGAAGGGGAGATGCAGCAGCTCGGGGGACAATGGACCCACGGCTATCGCGCGCCCAAATGCCACGAGGATCCCAAGCCCGAGGGGCAAAGGATCAACATGGTGACGGCGATCCGCCGCACGCTCGATCACGAGCTCGCGATCAACGAACGGGTGCTGCTGTTCGGCGAGGATGTCGGGCCGAAGGGCGGAGTCCACGCGGTGACGCTCGGGCTGCAGGAGAAATATGGCGCCGACCGGGTGTTCGACACCAGCCTCAACGAGGAAGGGATCATCGGCCGCGCGGTCGGCATGGCGCTGGCCGGGCTGATGCCGGTGCCGGAGATCCAGTTCCGCAAATATGCCGAGCCGGCGACCGAGCAGATCAACGATTGCGGGACGATGCGCTGGCGGACCAACAACCGCTTCGCCGCGCCGATGGTGCTGCGCATCCCCGGCGGCTTCTTCAAGTGCGGCGATCCCTGGCACAGCCAGACCAACGAGGTGCAGTTCGTCCACAATCCCGGCTGGCTGGTGGCGGTGCCGTCCAATGCCGAGGATGCGGTCGGCCTGCTGCGCACGGCGCTGCGCGGCAACGATCCGGTGATCTTCTTCGAGCATCGCGCGATGCTCGACGACGTCTGGGCGCGGCGGCCTTATCCGGGCGACGGCTACGTGCTGCCGTTCGGCCGCGCCAAGAAGACGCGGGAAGGTGACGACATCACCATCGTCACCTGGGGCGCGATGGTGCCGCGCTGCGAAGCGGCGGCGAAGGAGGCCAGCGCCGACGTGATCGATCTGCGCACCCTGGTGCCGTGGGACAAGGAGATGGTGCTGGACTCGGTGCGGCGGACGCGGCGCTGTTTGATCGTGCACGAGGATCTCAGGAGCGGCGGCTTCGGGGCGGAGATCGCCGCGGTGGTCGCGGACGAGGCGTTCCTCGACTTGGATGCGCCGGTTGCGCGGGTGACGATGCCGGACATTCCGAGCCCCCACAATCCGGTGCTGCTCGACTGGGCGGTGCCGAATGTCGAGCGGATCCGGGCGAAGATCGACGAATTGGTGGGATTTTGA